In a genomic window of Ralstonia nicotianae:
- a CDS encoding acyltransferase family protein, producing the protein MAHVSQGFVGRLESLRGIAALGVAIFHALIWIAFGAERALFTQTVESVHGVQVTIARTILSAFCGPAAVIVFFVLSGFVLARSLRKEPLGAAMYIGYCLKRVMRILPALALSIAIVLVYLAVFYPGYQAFPAASIWFNWWYKEPITVVDVVKNLAMVSSSLNSNAWTLRIEMLASFALPFVVAIMGRSGMVRSLIAVAACFAWAAYTDNPASAPGEFAHYAYMFVLGVAVEKHIGQVARIPTWLSGLLVIASLSAMVAVNALWPLAHFLYCDAAIAVSAALLILVIVVDGNAKFLAIMDTRAVRFLGRVSYSFYILHFIFLYGTANLALRLFPEGVLVRYPLIASALVAIASIAMTLPFASLSYRFVERPMTAVGKRIAEMQWLRMRTSP; encoded by the coding sequence GTGGCCCATGTAAGTCAAGGGTTCGTCGGAAGACTGGAGTCGCTAAGGGGGATCGCCGCCCTGGGTGTCGCCATCTTCCACGCGCTGATCTGGATCGCCTTCGGCGCCGAGCGTGCACTCTTCACGCAGACAGTCGAAAGCGTCCACGGTGTCCAGGTCACGATTGCCCGGACCATTCTTTCGGCATTTTGCGGCCCGGCCGCCGTGATCGTGTTTTTTGTCCTGAGCGGCTTTGTCCTAGCCAGATCTTTGCGCAAAGAACCGCTCGGGGCTGCGATGTACATCGGCTATTGCCTGAAGCGGGTGATGCGGATTCTGCCCGCGCTCGCGTTGTCGATCGCCATCGTGCTTGTGTATTTGGCCGTCTTCTATCCCGGATACCAAGCCTTTCCGGCAGCCTCGATCTGGTTCAACTGGTGGTACAAGGAGCCGATCACAGTCGTTGACGTCGTCAAGAACCTCGCGATGGTGTCGTCATCCCTCAACTCGAATGCCTGGACGCTGCGCATCGAAATGCTGGCTTCGTTTGCGTTGCCGTTTGTCGTGGCGATCATGGGGCGCAGCGGAATGGTGCGTTCGCTGATCGCCGTCGCCGCATGCTTTGCATGGGCCGCCTATACAGACAACCCGGCAAGCGCGCCTGGCGAGTTCGCCCATTACGCCTATATGTTCGTGCTGGGCGTAGCCGTCGAGAAGCACATCGGCCAGGTTGCAAGGATTCCAACGTGGCTGTCCGGTCTGCTGGTGATCGCCAGCCTGTCCGCAATGGTGGCCGTCAATGCCCTCTGGCCGCTCGCCCACTTCCTATATTGCGATGCGGCCATCGCCGTAAGCGCCGCGCTCCTCATCCTGGTGATCGTCGTCGACGGGAATGCGAAGTTCCTTGCGATCATGGATACCCGCGCCGTTCGCTTTTTGGGCCGTGTTTCGTACAGCTTCTATATCCTGCATTTCATCTTCCTGTACGGCACGGCAAATCTTGCGTTGCGACTGTTTCCAGAAGGCGTGCTGGTAAGGTATCCGCTGATCGCATCGGCGCTTGTGGCAATTGCTTCAATTGCCATGACCCTGCCGTTCGCATCCCTCTCGTATCGTTTTGTAGAGCGCCCAATGACAGCGGTCGGAAAACGGATCGCCGAGATGCAATGGTTGCGCATGAGGACATCGCCGTAG
- the sixA gene encoding phosphohistidine phosphatase SixA → MNLILWRHAEAEDVATTLRMHRSTDLQRELTQRGHKQADKMAAWLRPRLPEDTLVLASPAIRTQQTARALTEHFQTLPALAPGADVSAILAALDWPSNANLLLVGHQPWIGRLASLLIAGEEMDWSVKKAGVWWLCRRVREDEAQTVLRAVMNPDML, encoded by the coding sequence ATGAACCTGATCCTCTGGCGCCACGCCGAAGCCGAAGACGTTGCCACGACGCTGCGCATGCATCGCAGCACCGACCTCCAGCGGGAACTGACCCAGCGCGGGCACAAGCAGGCCGACAAGATGGCCGCCTGGCTGCGCCCCCGCCTGCCCGAAGACACGCTGGTGCTGGCCAGCCCCGCGATCCGCACGCAGCAGACCGCCCGCGCGCTGACCGAGCACTTCCAGACGCTGCCCGCGCTCGCCCCGGGCGCGGATGTCAGCGCGATCCTCGCGGCGCTGGACTGGCCGTCGAACGCCAACCTGCTGCTGGTCGGCCACCAGCCCTGGATCGGCCGACTGGCCAGCCTGCTGATCGCCGGTGAGGAGATGGACTGGAGCGTGAAGAAGGCCGGCGTCTGGTGGCTGTGCCGGCGCGTGCGCGAAGACGAGGCCCAGACCGTCCTGCGCGCGGTGATGAACCCGGACATGCTGTGA
- a CDS encoding ArsR/SmtB family transcription factor encodes MPRSTAVATTAPPAPLPEHAIDMLRDAAAQACAVLKAMAHEDRLLLLCQLTQGERNVGELETLVGLHQPSLSQHLGVLRDEGLVATRRDGKYIYYRLASFEVIQIMQTLSSLYCGQALPPS; translated from the coding sequence ATGCCCCGATCGACCGCCGTCGCCACCACGGCGCCCCCCGCTCCGCTGCCCGAGCATGCCATCGACATGCTGCGGGATGCCGCGGCCCAGGCCTGTGCCGTGCTCAAGGCCATGGCCCACGAAGACCGCCTGCTGCTGCTCTGTCAGCTGACCCAGGGCGAACGCAACGTCGGCGAGCTCGAGACGCTGGTCGGCCTGCACCAGCCCAGCCTGTCGCAGCACCTGGGCGTCCTGCGCGACGAAGGCCTGGTGGCCACGCGCCGCGACGGCAAATACATCTATTACCGGCTCGCGAGCTTCGAGGTCATCCAGATCATGCAGACGCTGTCGTCGCTGTATTGCGGTCAGGCTCTGCCCCCATCTTAG
- the ppk1 gene encoding polyphosphate kinase 1 produces the protein MSTLPTGDLLNREVGILEFNARVLAQAADPGVPLMERLKFICIVSSNLDEFFEIRVAGLKEQMRDNASALTPDGLSVQQAFGVVTERVRQLVAQQYAMLQDEILPLLEKEGVFFHMTTNWNEAQRAWCRGFFQRELVPILTPMALDPAHPFPRVLNKSLNFIIELSGKDAFGREAELAIVQAPRALPRLVQMPPELSGYPYGFVLLSSFMQGFVHELFPQIDVHGCYQFRVTRNSDLFVSEDEITDLREALQGELSTRHFGDAVRLEIAHDISPALARRLQQEFGLSEADCYRVKGPVNLVRLLQVPDLVDRPMLKYPPHAPAAVKAVAASSSIFDAIRQGDILMHHPYESFMPVLELLQQAARDPDVVAIKQTVYRTGNESPVMEALIKAARNGKEVTVVVELLARFDEETNINWADQLESAGAHVVYGVVGHKCHAKMLLVVRREAAGGKAKTVKLRRYAHLGTGNYHPKTARLYTDFGLMTADEAICEDVHHVFQLLTGTGAQVKLHHLWHSPFTMHANLIEHIRAEARAARAGKRARIIGKMNALLEPTIIDELYKASRAGVKIDLIVRGVCALRAGVPGLSEHISVRSLVGRFLEHHRVYYFHAGGEEVVYLSSADWMDRNLFRRVEVAFPVLDRKLKARVIRESLQVHLRDNASAWVMQPNGSYVRRQTKGKHVRVSQMDLLNHFSPQAAAAAETAAAVAAATATEPPRKPPAEISAG, from the coding sequence ATGTCGACCCTTCCGACCGGCGACCTGCTCAATCGGGAAGTCGGCATCCTCGAGTTCAACGCGCGCGTGCTCGCACAGGCGGCCGACCCGGGCGTTCCGCTGATGGAGCGCTTGAAGTTCATCTGCATCGTGTCGAGCAATCTGGATGAGTTCTTTGAGATCCGCGTCGCCGGGCTGAAGGAACAGATGCGCGACAACGCCTCGGCCCTCACCCCCGACGGCCTGTCGGTGCAGCAGGCATTTGGCGTGGTGACGGAGCGGGTACGGCAGCTGGTCGCGCAACAGTATGCCATGCTGCAGGACGAAATCCTGCCGCTGCTCGAGAAGGAAGGCGTGTTCTTCCACATGACCACCAACTGGAACGAAGCCCAGCGCGCCTGGTGCCGCGGCTTCTTCCAGCGCGAGCTGGTGCCCATCCTGACGCCGATGGCGCTGGACCCGGCCCACCCCTTCCCGCGCGTGCTCAACAAGAGCCTGAACTTCATCATCGAACTGTCGGGCAAGGATGCCTTCGGGCGCGAAGCCGAACTGGCCATCGTGCAGGCGCCGCGCGCCCTGCCCCGCCTGGTGCAGATGCCGCCGGAGCTGTCGGGGTATCCGTACGGCTTCGTGCTGCTGTCGTCGTTCATGCAGGGCTTCGTGCACGAGCTGTTTCCGCAGATCGACGTGCATGGCTGCTACCAGTTCCGCGTCACGCGCAACTCCGACCTGTTCGTCTCCGAAGACGAAATCACCGACCTGCGCGAAGCGCTGCAAGGCGAACTGTCGACCCGGCACTTCGGCGATGCGGTGCGGCTGGAGATCGCGCACGACATCTCGCCCGCGCTGGCGCGCCGGCTGCAGCAGGAATTCGGCCTGTCCGAAGCCGACTGCTACCGCGTCAAGGGGCCGGTGAACCTGGTGCGCCTGCTGCAGGTGCCCGACCTGGTGGACCGCCCGATGCTGAAGTACCCGCCGCATGCGCCCGCCGCCGTGAAGGCCGTGGCCGCGTCGTCGAGCATCTTCGATGCCATCCGCCAGGGCGACATCCTGATGCACCACCCGTACGAGAGCTTCATGCCCGTGCTGGAGCTGCTGCAGCAGGCCGCGCGCGATCCGGACGTGGTCGCCATCAAGCAGACCGTGTACCGCACCGGCAACGAATCCCCGGTGATGGAGGCGCTGATCAAGGCCGCCCGCAACGGCAAGGAAGTGACGGTGGTGGTCGAGCTGCTGGCGCGCTTCGACGAAGAGACCAACATCAACTGGGCCGACCAGCTCGAATCGGCCGGCGCCCACGTGGTGTACGGCGTGGTCGGCCACAAATGCCACGCCAAGATGCTGCTGGTGGTGCGCCGCGAGGCCGCCGGCGGCAAGGCCAAGACCGTCAAGCTGCGCCGCTATGCGCATCTCGGCACCGGCAACTACCACCCGAAGACCGCCCGGCTCTATACCGACTTCGGCCTGATGACGGCCGACGAAGCCATCTGCGAAGACGTCCACCACGTGTTCCAGCTGCTGACCGGCACCGGCGCCCAGGTGAAGCTGCACCACCTGTGGCACTCGCCGTTCACGATGCACGCCAACCTGATCGAGCACATCCGCGCGGAAGCGCGCGCCGCCCGTGCCGGCAAGCGCGCGCGCATCATCGGCAAGATGAACGCGCTGCTGGAGCCGACCATCATCGACGAGCTCTACAAGGCCTCGCGCGCGGGCGTCAAGATCGACCTGATCGTGCGCGGCGTGTGCGCGCTCAGGGCCGGCGTGCCGGGGCTGTCGGAACACATCAGCGTGCGCTCGCTCGTCGGGCGCTTCCTGGAGCATCACCGCGTCTACTACTTCCATGCCGGCGGCGAGGAAGTCGTCTATCTGTCCAGCGCCGACTGGATGGACCGCAACCTGTTCCGCCGCGTCGAGGTCGCCTTCCCGGTGCTCGATCGCAAGCTGAAGGCGCGCGTGATCCGCGAAAGCCTGCAGGTGCACCTGCGCGACAACGCCTCGGCCTGGGTGATGCAGCCGAACGGCTCGTACGTGCGGCGCCAGACCAAGGGCAAGCACGTGCGCGTGAGCCAGATGGATCTGCTGAACCACTTCTCGCCGCAAGCCGCCGCGGCCGCGGAAACGGCCGCCGCCGTCGCAGCGGCCACCGCGACCGAGCCGCCGCGCAAGCCGCCCGCGGAAATCTCCGCGGGCTGA
- a CDS encoding NAD(P)/FAD-dependent oxidoreductase — protein MPPSPNANPNPPHHPPTEVLIIGGGAAGIGVAASLRRRRPQLDIAIIEPSDAHYYQPAWTLVGGGAFDAGRTVRQTDALIPAGVRRIRSSATHIDTETHRVSLDDGRSVRYSQLIVSPGLRLAWERIDGLEAALGQHGVTSNYRFDLAPYTWSLVRSLRSGRALFTQPAMPIKCAGAPQKAMYLACDHWRRTGVLDRIDVEFNLTGTTLFGVEAFVPALMRYVEHYRAGLAFSSTLVAVDGPARTAWFEHKNADGETVRAAKRFDLLHAVPPQVAPAFIAQSGLGDAAGWCEVDPATLQHVRHADVFSLGDACSTPNAKTAAAVRKQAVVVAENLLAHRDRQPLPTRYDGYGGCPLTVERGKVVLAEFGYGGKLLPTFPLAPTVARQSAWWLKTTVLPWLYWNGLLKGREWLARPSLPVER, from the coding sequence ATGCCCCCATCCCCCAACGCCAACCCGAACCCGCCCCACCATCCGCCCACCGAAGTCCTGATCATCGGTGGCGGCGCCGCCGGCATCGGCGTGGCCGCGAGCCTGCGCCGCCGCCGGCCGCAGTTGGACATCGCGATCATCGAGCCGAGCGATGCCCATTACTACCAGCCGGCCTGGACGCTGGTCGGCGGCGGCGCGTTCGACGCCGGCCGCACCGTGCGGCAGACCGATGCGCTGATCCCGGCAGGCGTGCGCCGCATCCGCTCCAGCGCCACGCACATCGATACCGAGACCCACCGCGTGTCGCTCGATGACGGTCGCAGCGTGCGGTACAGCCAGCTGATCGTCAGCCCCGGCCTGCGGCTGGCCTGGGAGCGCATCGACGGGCTGGAGGCGGCGCTGGGGCAGCATGGCGTCACCTCCAACTACCGCTTCGACCTCGCCCCCTACACCTGGTCGCTGGTGCGCAGCCTGCGCTCGGGGCGCGCGCTGTTCACGCAGCCGGCCATGCCGATCAAGTGCGCCGGCGCGCCGCAGAAGGCGATGTACCTGGCCTGCGACCACTGGCGCCGCACCGGTGTACTCGATCGCATCGACGTGGAGTTCAATCTGACCGGCACCACGCTGTTCGGCGTCGAAGCCTTCGTGCCGGCGCTCATGCGCTACGTGGAGCACTACCGCGCCGGGCTGGCCTTCAGCTCCACGCTGGTGGCTGTCGACGGCCCGGCGCGCACGGCCTGGTTCGAGCACAAGAACGCGGACGGCGAAACGGTCCGCGCTGCCAAGCGCTTCGACCTGCTGCACGCGGTGCCGCCCCAGGTGGCACCGGCCTTCATCGCGCAGAGCGGCCTGGGCGATGCCGCCGGCTGGTGCGAAGTCGACCCGGCCACACTGCAGCACGTCCGCCACGCCGATGTGTTCTCGCTCGGCGACGCCTGCTCGACACCCAACGCCAAGACCGCGGCCGCCGTGCGCAAGCAGGCCGTGGTGGTCGCGGAAAACCTGCTCGCCCACCGCGACCGGCAACCCCTGCCGACACGCTACGACGGCTACGGCGGCTGTCCCCTGACGGTCGAGCGCGGCAAGGTCGTCCTCGCGGAGTTCGGCTACGGCGGCAAGCTGCTGCCGACCTTTCCGCTGGCGCCAACCGTGGCGCGCCAGTCGGCATGGTGGCTCAAGACCACCGTGCTGCCGTGGCTGTACTGGAACGGGCTGCTCAAGGGCCGCGAGTGGCTGGCCCGCCCGAGCCTGCCGGTGGAGCGCTGA
- the ppx gene encoding exopolyphosphatase has product MSPTPRLLAAVDMGSNSFRLMIGRVDETITASGNSSSQIFQVDALREPVRLAAGLTQDKYLDQPARRRGVDALRRFGDRLRDFAPEQVRAVATNTLRVAKNAQDFLIEAEAALGFPIEVIAGREEARLIYLGASHDAPACQGNRLVVDIGGGSTEFIIGNGYKPKLMESLYIGCVSHSRHFFPNGNVDDYAMKQAELAARREIQVLVQPYRTAGWKQSVGSSGTARALAELIELNGFNDKSSEHGITREGLERLKRALVKAENANRLKLSGLKPDRIPVLPGGLSIMLGVFDELDIDRMDVTDGALRLGVLYDLLGRSHHEDMRTVTIEQFMRRYSVDRAQAHRVRDAATALLSQFPDPPDERREDNLALLGWAANLHEIGMSISHSSYHKHSAYIASHADMPGFSKTDQARLATLLLGHAGKLGKLAGGGKFLDWRMLFSLRLAFVLCRRRGVIQLPGLRVRHTEGELNEGGFEVELPKSWVEQNPLVEYSLAQEADEWERIGRRYKVVYV; this is encoded by the coding sequence ATGAGTCCCACCCCCCGTCTGCTGGCAGCTGTCGACATGGGTTCCAACAGCTTTCGGCTGATGATCGGCCGCGTCGACGAGACGATCACCGCGAGCGGCAACAGCAGCAGCCAGATATTCCAGGTCGATGCGCTGCGCGAACCGGTCCGGCTGGCGGCCGGGCTTACGCAAGATAAGTACCTGGACCAGCCCGCGCGCCGTCGCGGCGTCGACGCACTGCGCCGCTTCGGCGACCGCCTGCGCGATTTCGCGCCCGAGCAGGTGCGCGCGGTGGCGACCAACACGCTGCGCGTGGCCAAGAACGCGCAGGATTTCCTGATCGAGGCGGAGGCCGCGCTCGGCTTCCCCATCGAGGTGATCGCGGGCCGCGAAGAGGCCCGCCTGATCTATCTCGGTGCGTCGCACGATGCGCCGGCGTGCCAGGGCAACCGGCTGGTGGTCGATATCGGCGGCGGGTCCACGGAGTTCATCATCGGCAACGGCTACAAGCCCAAGCTGATGGAGAGTCTCTATATCGGTTGCGTTTCGCACAGCCGTCACTTCTTCCCGAATGGCAATGTCGACGATTATGCGATGAAGCAGGCCGAGCTGGCCGCGCGTCGCGAGATCCAGGTGCTGGTGCAGCCGTACCGCACGGCGGGCTGGAAGCAGTCGGTGGGCTCGTCCGGCACGGCTCGCGCGCTGGCCGAACTGATCGAGCTCAACGGCTTCAACGACAAGAGCAGCGAGCACGGCATCACGCGCGAAGGGCTGGAGCGCCTGAAGCGCGCGCTGGTCAAGGCCGAGAATGCCAACCGCCTCAAGCTGAGCGGCCTCAAGCCGGACCGCATCCCCGTGCTGCCCGGTGGCCTGTCGATCATGCTGGGCGTCTTCGATGAGCTCGACATCGATCGCATGGACGTCACCGATGGCGCGCTGCGCCTGGGCGTGCTGTACGACCTGCTGGGCCGCAGCCATCACGAAGACATGCGCACCGTGACGATCGAGCAGTTCATGCGCCGCTACAGCGTGGACCGCGCGCAGGCGCACCGGGTGCGGGACGCGGCGACGGCGCTGCTGTCGCAGTTTCCCGATCCGCCCGATGAGCGGCGCGAGGACAATCTCGCGCTGCTCGGCTGGGCCGCGAACCTGCACGAGATCGGCATGAGCATCTCGCACAGCAGCTACCACAAGCACTCGGCCTATATCGCCAGCCATGCCGACATGCCGGGGTTTTCCAAGACCGACCAGGCCCGCCTGGCGACGCTGCTGCTGGGGCACGCGGGCAAGCTCGGCAAGCTGGCCGGTGGCGGCAAGTTCCTCGACTGGCGCATGCTGTTCAGCCTGCGGCTGGCCTTCGTGCTGTGCCGGCGGCGCGGGGTGATCCAGTTGCCGGGCCTGCGCGTGCGGCATACCGAGGGTGAACTCAACGAGGGCGGCTTCGAGGTGGAGCTGCCGAAGAGCTGGGTCGAGCAGAATCCGCTGGTCGAGTACAGCCTGGCGCAGGAGGCCGACGAGTGGGAGCGCATCGGCCGGCGCTACAAGGTCGTCTACGTTTGA
- a CDS encoding GNAT family N-acetyltransferase, producing the protein MRDLPTPTQPLIDALPSLSLGASNARRGLHRAPDAPARDKPVLAISWARHQDEVTEAQRLRYKVFAEEMGAHLASAGTELDVDMFDAVCDHLIVRDQQTLRVVGTYRVLRPDAAKRIGCLYSESEFDLVRLAHLRPKMVELGRSCVHRDYRSGSVIMALWAGLGEYMQRYGFESMLGCASVSMADGGHFAASLHRRFVEDGSLAPIEYHAFPRVPLPVDELNQTLEAEPPALIKGYLRLGSRICGAPAWDPDFNVADFLTLLRLSDINPRYARHFLRG; encoded by the coding sequence ATGCGAGACCTGCCGACGCCCACCCAGCCGCTGATCGATGCGTTGCCGAGCCTGAGCCTCGGCGCCTCCAACGCACGGAGGGGTCTTCATCGCGCACCGGATGCTCCGGCGCGTGACAAGCCTGTTCTGGCCATTTCGTGGGCCCGCCACCAGGATGAGGTAACCGAGGCGCAGCGCCTGCGCTACAAGGTCTTCGCCGAAGAGATGGGCGCCCACCTGGCCTCGGCCGGCACGGAACTGGATGTCGACATGTTCGACGCCGTGTGCGACCACCTGATCGTGCGCGACCAGCAGACGCTGCGCGTGGTCGGCACCTATCGCGTGCTGCGCCCGGATGCCGCCAAGCGCATCGGCTGCCTGTACTCCGAATCGGAATTCGACCTGGTGCGCCTGGCGCACCTGCGTCCGAAGATGGTCGAACTGGGCCGCTCCTGCGTGCACCGCGACTACCGTTCGGGCAGCGTGATCATGGCCCTGTGGGCCGGTCTGGGCGAATACATGCAGCGCTACGGTTTCGAGTCGATGCTGGGCTGCGCCAGCGTGTCGATGGCCGACGGCGGGCACTTTGCCGCCAGTCTGCACCGCCGCTTCGTCGAAGACGGCTCGCTCGCGCCGATCGAGTACCACGCCTTCCCACGGGTGCCGCTGCCGGTCGATGAGCTGAACCAGACCCTCGAAGCGGAGCCGCCGGCGCTGATCAAGGGCTACCTGCGCCTGGGTTCGCGCATCTGCGGCGCCCCGGCCTGGGACCCTGATTTCAACGTCGCCGACTTCCTGACGCTGCTGCGGCTGTCGGACATCAATCCCCGCTACGCCCGCCACTTCCTGCGCGGCTGA
- a CDS encoding sulfite exporter TauE/SafE family protein codes for MPLYEAGWLASAGLGSVVGLILALTGAGGAIVAVPLLIFGLHLSVSQAAPVALLAVGLSAGLGSVLGLREGKVRYKAAALMALCGVALSPLGVWAAHRVPNTPLTVLFAMVLAHVAIRMFLQARATAPAAPSPRHAAPPCHLDTVRGKLIWTLPCARTLASWGAAAGLLSGLLGVGGGFVIVPALRRATDLPMQTIVATSLAVIALVSVGGVLASAIGGHVDWHIALPFAAGALAGMLTGRGFSRHLAGPALQLGFAAFAGVVAIGLVVRALA; via the coding sequence GTGCCGCTCTACGAAGCCGGCTGGCTCGCCAGCGCGGGGCTGGGCTCCGTGGTCGGACTGATCCTCGCGCTGACGGGCGCCGGGGGCGCCATCGTGGCGGTGCCGCTGCTGATCTTCGGCCTGCACCTGTCGGTCTCGCAGGCGGCGCCGGTGGCGCTGCTGGCTGTCGGCCTGTCCGCCGGGCTGGGTTCGGTGCTGGGGCTGCGCGAGGGCAAGGTCCGCTACAAGGCCGCCGCGCTGATGGCGCTGTGCGGCGTGGCGCTGTCGCCGCTGGGCGTCTGGGCCGCGCATCGCGTGCCGAATACGCCGTTGACCGTGCTGTTTGCCATGGTGCTCGCCCATGTGGCGATCCGCATGTTCCTGCAGGCGCGCGCAACGGCCCCTGCCGCGCCATCGCCACGCCATGCCGCCCCGCCCTGCCACCTGGACACCGTCCGCGGCAAGCTGATCTGGACCCTGCCGTGCGCGCGCACGCTGGCATCCTGGGGCGCGGCGGCCGGCCTCCTGTCCGGGCTGCTCGGCGTCGGCGGCGGCTTCGTCATCGTGCCGGCATTGCGCCGCGCAACCGACCTGCCGATGCAAACCATCGTGGCCACATCCCTCGCGGTGATCGCCCTCGTCTCGGTCGGCGGCGTGCTCGCCTCGGCCATCGGCGGGCATGTCGACTGGCACATCGCCCTGCCGTTCGCCGCCGGCGCATTGGCGGGCATGCTGACCGGGCGCGGCTTCTCGCGCCATCTGGCGGGGCCGGCGCTGCAGCTGGGTTTCGCGGCGTTTGCCGGCGTGGTGGCGATCGGACTGGTTGTGCGGGCGCTGGCCTGA